DNA from Phragmites australis chromosome 16, lpPhrAust1.1, whole genome shotgun sequence:
AGTAAATTACcaataccacaagataaacttcaAATATCATCTCTTAAACTATTTACTTTATTATTAAACTATTTATTTTCATACAATTTATCTTCTTATAATATAAATTATCATATATCACCCTAAAATTGCAAATCTTAACGTAACACTGAGTTGTTTCTTATTATTCTAGTAATCtctaatttattttcaaaagttcTCTTAATCGCTTAACAATTAATTTTAAAATCACATATTCACCTGCTTCGTCAATATCCTAAACGACCACCGGCTCACAGCTTCGTTGAGTTCATGGAATTTTGCATCAAGTCATGTCGTCTCTTTGCCGGGAAGACTTCAAGAATCTATTGATTGATGGGTTGGCTATCCGAGAGGTACATGACCAATATCTTGCTGCATGTTAATGGAGGGTGGAGACCACAACAACTATTTGCCACTCACGCTATGCTTCTAGACAGTTGCTCAAATCTCTGAGCAAGAATTTCCTGGTTTCTAATTGTAAATACGTCAAGCAAGGACTGTACAGCAGAAGATAGCATGACTTTCTGTGTAACATTTGGGCTGAAACCATCCTCGTCATTTATGGTCTCCGTCGGCAAGGGCTGGTGCTCAGCATTATTGAATGATGAGCATAATGACTTCAGCCAGTCTTCTAGAAAGGAAGCTTTCTGTTCAATGGCAAACGAGTTAGCTAGGACAGACTAATAGACCCATCAGCAACtacaaaaatgtaaatattaCACATTGAAACCATATACAAGAGTTTTCAGTAAAATGCCACATCTACCAGGAGCGAGCAGCATCTTAAGTTACTTCGCTTTTTCTGCATAGATTATGGAGTGTTTCTCCTAATGCATAGTACAAAAAGCTACAGCAGATACACATACCTGCACATCTCGGTGACTCAGACAAAATGACAAATGTAAGCCCACACTATTTCTGTGTGTTGTTTAGTAAGTATCAAAATGATATTATCAGCATATGATCCTGTTTCCAGGACTTCATAATAATACAGAGCAATCAGACTCAAATCAAGTGTTCTATGTTCGATGACTCCATAAACGACAGGACCAACAAATGCTCCTGAAATTAAGGTATCCAGGAACTAGCAATATCAATTTGACCTAAATTATAATTTCCACTGAAGGGTATTGTTCCAGATGAAGACTTATTTTATAGAAAATCACTAATAGACAGGCTAAAAGTAGTCCCTTACCTTGACAAGAAAATCTTTCAGGCTTGGATCATCATTTGGTGAAACAAAACCAAGTAAATGAAGAGCAGTAAACGAAAGCTGTAAAAAGAAGGGGGGTCAAAACTTTCAATAATGCTTCCAAACAAAGATGCTTTGGTGCAAATGAAATCTCTATATAAGCATCAATAGCACTAACCTGTTTCTCAAGGTTGTCTTTCTGTTTGAAATTCGAAGGTAGTGATGAATTGTTTGAACTCAATGACTCAAGAGCATGCACAAGGCCTCGAACAACATCTGGAAATGACCTACCGTAATCTGGAAAGAACAGAAAGCATAAGCTCTGGCAGCTTCATGGATTTAGTTGTGTAGGAATGTGTAGTGTCAAGAATCAGGATACTAATATCCAACAAAATGGAATGCATGGCAGCATAGTGAATTTAGTTTTGGAATGTCAATGATCAAGACAAAAGTTGTTTAGTACATAATGTGggcaaatgaaatctcaaaaaTGAGGGAACAAAGCTTTAATCCACGTATGTTATGGTATTTCCAAAATGTGGAAAGTCAACACTTAACCAAAGGCGGAGAATAGAAGTCAGGGGACTAACCAAGCCTTGAGACTGGCACCGCTAAAGCAACAGCTGCATGCATCTTTATCTTATAATTGTTTGAGTCACGGATTAGCAGTAGAAGTATGCTATAAACACTTGATGCCCTGTTACACAGAATCCTTGAAGATCAGAACCACTAGTCACTAGATACATATTAACTTGGAGCATTTACAGAGATACTATCATGATTGACAGGCTTCATACTTTCATAGATAAGACAAACGTGGACGAGGAAATGtgaaatctaaaattttaaataccTAGGAAGTCATAAGTATGAATCACAAGTGCAATCAATCAAAAGATTCTGCAGCATGCTATCAGTCATATTCAGTGCTGCTGTGACTTGCAAAAGCTTGTGCCATGGGCGACCACTGACCACTAGTGCCTATAGGCTATAATATGGATAATGAGAGCTTTTAGATAAAGCAATCTAGAGGGAGAATCAATAACATCGCATGCTAGCACAAAACCTCAAACACCACATGGAAAGACTTCCAGTTGAAAAGGTTAACAatgttagaaaaataattattgtGTTAATTTCAAGTTCTTCCTATTTAGTTCTACTGCTTTAAAAAAGAATAGATGAAAAATATAAGATGCCAGTGGAGGTTTTCTTTTATTaaatttagaatttataaaataaCCTCTTTTCACATTGTTCTCCAGTTTCTGGGAGCATATGGTACTTacaattttaattcaaaatgcTTCCGAAAGATAAAGAAAGCATGCAATGCTTGAACAAGGGAAATATACAGCACTATTGTCTGAAACAATTGGACGAACAAGGTTTTTTTGTGTACAGATACGTACCAAGGCATATCTTGAAGTCTCAAGGTATTGTTCATGAATAAGTTGCTAAGAGCATGACAAACGTTCCATTGGACCTAAACGAAAGACAAAAGACATGTCAAAGTGCAACCAGCTGAAGAATCTTACATTCCACAACCGCTACTATCATCgcataaattagaaaaattcttTCGCTACTCACTGTGTAAcattttatatttcttttatttttttggcagAAAACTACATGTGATAATTGGAGAAAATCATTGAACTTCCTGTTAAATGAGGTTTTCCTCATAAAGATGAAAcaagaaggcaaagatgcataTTTTTGCTCTTGACTTACACACAAGAAAATGGCTCAGAAACTTGGATAGTGCTCAAGAGAATAAAAAAGGCATTCAGCACATGAATTTTCAATTTTGTAAGTGCAACAATTTCTTGTAGTTGTAGTACCTTTACATTCCCAGTTGTCACACAAGATATCAAAGCCTGGACCattctttcaagccagacaggatCTCCATAAAAAATTGAATCGCTGTTACGGAAATCCAGAAAACTGTAAGTTGAAGTAACCAGCAAAAAATTAGTGATCGATGCACACAGAATGTTAAGCAACCTTGGGCTATTTATTGCGTCAGCCTGGTGATTGAATCTGATAAATCTTGAAAGATACCCAAGAGCTCTAACAGCATTTGATTTTACCTGAATGAAAATGAAAATATCAATGCTACTCTTTTCACGGCATATACAAGcagctttgctttcttttctttttcacaaTGAATATACATCTCCGATTATCTCTGTATTCTTCATAGCTAAAACTGACAATCTGACATGGGTGCCGTTGAAcaatcaaaaacaaaagcaCATCAGTTGACTAACGCAAGCTTACTTTTTCACCATCTTTAGTCAGACGCAAAGCAATTTCAACCAACAGAGTTATGGTTGATTTATTCAGTACACCtacacttgaaaaaaaaaaagataataaacACATAAGCATGCTATATTGGTATATATGGTAGATGTTGTAAATCAACATGAAATACGTACCTGCAGAGGGATCCATATGCAATTCCAATGCTCTAAAACGAACACAAGAACAAAGATTTGCCAAAGCCCATGAAGCGGTGACACGAACCTAAATATTAACATTTACAGTAAAGTATTATGGCataaacgagagagagagagagagagagagagagagggagagagagagagagagagagagagagagagagagagagagataccGGAGTTGATGAGTTCAGTGTATTAAACTCAATGGCATCTATGAACTTGCCAGGTAGGCTAGGGCTGCATGAGGAAACAGTGCATCATGCACCATTTCTGAGTTTAGCATTTCTGAGGGGAGGCTGCAGTGCAAGCACAGTTCTGAAAATTACCTTGACAGTATTTGAGGGAAACATGCAACAATACCAATAGCTCGACATGCAGCTGATCTTACAGTAGGAACCGCATCGCTCAATGCTGCATGAACCTACACAAAGACAATTTCAATATGACGTTTCTGAACAGGCTAGGAAAACACAATGAAATATGGAAATGAGATGCAGACTTACAGATGAGGAGGTCACATAGTCTCTTTTATTTTCTGGCAAGGAGAAGAAAACATCAGAAGTCATGCCAGCAAAACATGTGAGTGATGCTGTTCTGACCTAGAAATAAACAGATACTTTATTTAGTGCAGGAAAAACACAAAAGAATCGGAATACTTCCTGGTTCCAGCTATGGACAAAAGCATTTACACGATGCACATGCAATACTATTCTGTTTACAACactccctatgttatttggcaTGTTACTCGACAATCCCAAATTCTGAATGCTTTAAGAAAGATATTGCTAtgttcaaattaatcatcacaAATGGTGCCAATGATTATACATTAGTTAGCTTCTTTAAGTGAAGTGGCAGGAATTTTCGTTGCTATTCTGCTTCATTATGTTAGGATTAATAACATAGGCTATAGATAAATAATGAATCAAAAGGGAGTTTATTCTGCAGATAATATAAAGAAATGCAGATGACAAGTTCTAGAGGTGGTAAAATACCATAGCAGAGTCATGGGATAACCCCTCAGGGAGATGGATCTCCATCACCTCAATCCAACGGCTGGTTCCAAGTGCTATGTCCAAAGTGCAATTTTGTGATGATCcagcaatttcttcaaagtgAGGTGCAGATTTAATACTTTTATTTATGGTACAATCAGAAATTTGCTGAATATCCAGTAATCTACATTCTTTGAGGTCATCTGCTCCCTTGAATCCAGATGAAACTCGCAGACACTCATCCATTACCTGTCAAACAGAAACAATCTTAGATAAAAATGCTAATAAATGATCAAATGACTACTTAACAAAATACGGTCATGACTAAAAATGATGGTTTACTCACACAACTAGAAAGTTCTAAGAGCCGAATTGAATATCTATTTCAATAATAACACACCAACTCATGTAAAATGGAAAAGGATAAGGTACCAATACATACTGTCATACAGCAAGTAACCAAGCTCATAAGAATCTGGGCACAGGATATTCAGGCAACATATAtcaacaaaataatctaagcacaAGATACGCAATGCAAACAATGTCTTAAGTTGGACAAATAGGTTACATATACATCCAACTTTACGTACTATATCTTATACACTATACTGATACTTTTAAGCATATTAGGAACACAAATTGTTGCAAATTGATCAGCAGGAAAACAAACGACGaatgtttttagtttttatttttgtatttaaaaaaaaaaaagataaagacaAATGCAAGGTTAGGAGTAGCCCAACATCTATAGTTTATCGTGTTGCCTTCAAGGAGGGCAGGTTAAAGTTCAGAAATGCACGATAGAATCCAAATGTGATATAGCATAAAAGAACAGACTATTAAGCAATATCACAGAAGTTGTTGTTTCATCCCACAAGGTTATAAAACATTTAAAGAAAACATTACCTTGATTCCAGCCACAAGACATCTTCCCTTAATTGATGATTCTTCTTTAGGTCCAGAAGGCCCAAAGTTAGCATCACAATTTTGGTCTTCACAGCTCTGCATTTGCAACAAACCAAGAACGTTGTCTCGAATTTTTTCCCAAATCATGTTTGCACAGCTTGGGTAATTGTGAACCACTGATCTCAACACCTGAGCACACATAAAAAAGGATGAATAATGCCCAAGAATGTCAACTTGTGGCGATATTGTAAGGACACTCAATATAAATGTCCTACAACAGTGCACAGCAATTTATTCCTGTGGTCACAACCCACATGCATATATTTACGTTGAAAAGGTACATCCAAGTGGTGATATCTCATTAGGTGGTCCATATGTTCTTATTCATTGTATCTGGACTTGTATCTTCAGTTAACGCAAATGGTGGTTGTTGAATGAAATAGCATCATTTACGTTGCATAAGCATCGAAAGCACAACTGCAGTACTGCTATAAACACCATGAAGCTCAACCTTCCTCATAGCTCATTAGAAttgaaaatatgaacaatatatCCAAGATAAAACTTAGAAGAATGAGACGAATCTTTCAGCAGAGGTTAAAGGATCATAATCTCGGAAAACCATATTAAAAGAAAAGGGGCAGGAAAagagggggcggggggggggggggagaggggcAGCACTGAGTAATAAGAGTACATGATACATTTACTGGACAAACAAATACAAAAGTAATCTTTAAGACTAACAGAATCAGAATGGCAACTTGCCTGGAAAGCTCCACATCTAACACTGAAATGCATTTCCTCTTCTATACAATGAAGAAGAACAGCTATCACACTTGACTCTTGCTCATCATGTGATGCTCCTGAAAAGCCCGTATGGTAAAAAAGATATTGACAACTCAGTATTTTCCAAAATCCAAACCCTTTTCAATATGATCAACTTTGCATGTCTTCTAAAAAGACAATAACCTACTTAGCAGTATGCAGCTTATAACAAATGAGGAAACTAAGGCAGAACATTAATTTAAATTCAGGAATATAAGGCCTAACCAGCACAGCAGTCTTGAGTGAGAACCGCAAAGACATCCAAAGTAGGTGGCACCTTTGAAAATGCTGCCTCCAAGCAATTTAGAACATTAACCTGTTGTGCACTCATGTAAGGTACAGGGAATAAGACCATTTGGTTCCTGAATAAGGGAATATATATTCGAAAACTAACCAGCAACGCATAATGTTCACTCTTATTCGAGTGTGTGTTCAATAATCTACTGCACATGACTGTAATGACTGTTGGCAACAACTCCTTTGGCATCCGAGAGTACCTGTTCATTTAACATACTATCAATTATACATCAtcgaataaaaaaaaacagaaacacaAGTGGGGTCAAGATCTTACGGTGTagcagatatcaaaagaatgaGAACTCTGAACAATGCCGCAAGCAAAGTAGCTTGACTCTCCCGCTGTATCAAGTATAGTGCTCCTGCCAATCAGAGAAAGCCAAAATGTAGTGCAAAATTTGAACATATCTCTTTTACAAAGTGGAGGGATCTGGTTATTTGATTGTAGATTGTCTCAAGTGAGACATCAGTTCTACCAAAATAAAGGGACACAACTTTGGAAATTGAGTGCCCAGCTGTGGAAATGAGGGTATGAGTAATTTAAATAGGTTGTTAGTGGTAGTGGTAGTGATAGGAAAGAGTTGTTCTGGAGTGATTTTTGGTGTGATGAGTCACCATCTTTTTTCAGTGACCACCAGAAGACATTAATCAGCTGTAGCCCCATCATGCCTAGTCATGGCAAAAGCTATAGCTCAGGAGGGTAGGTCACCGCCGCTGCTCACAGATTGGAACATGCAATCTCCTCCACAGCTCAGAGGTGAATTACTAGAAATGTTCAGAAGACTTCGACCAGAGCTTATTGTGTACTAAGGTTGGGCATGAACAAGGTTGATGACTTGATGTAGCACCTTATTTTTGCTTTAGTCCCTTATGCTCATGCAGTCATGCCCCTGTTAACTGTTTTAGCTTGCACTATGTGCCTAGCTGCAGAAGTTGCTTTTATTGTTTGCGTTCTGGCGGGTCATATATGGTGTAAAAGGTGTGATCAACTTTTTATTGGTGTTGAATTTCTTTTTGGAAGAACAGTCATCAGGACTCCGGTGGTCAAAAAAGTGTCCAGATATTGGTGTATTGGAATTTGAAAATGTCAGTAACTCTCCTACCTGTATGCAGCTGCATCAAAATTTGACCCAGCGAGCAAGATAACGTAGTGAAAGATCCACGTTTTAATGACTCCTTGTACTCTGCAACTTGTGTCAAAACTAGCGTTTGCCCTTCCAGCATGGCAGCAATGGTCAATGCTGCCTCAACACGTACCTGTACAAGTTACCGTGCATGAGAGTTCCTGAATGGAAAATTACTAATTCGAGATTACCATAAACCATACATGTTACGATATACAGAATTCAGGAAGGTATATCATCATTAACATCTGCATGACCTTTCTAAAAATCAGAAAGGCAGGGGAAAAAAACAGAAGCATTAAGATAGCATCATATAGAGTAACTCCAAAGTGCCTGCACAGTCAGTTCAGCAGAGAAACActatttgaacaaaattttctGTACAAAATCCATACAACATTCAGTTGGATGATGGAGATCAAGGAAAGGTGGGTGCAAAGCAAAGGTTGGATCAACTGATCAAGTAAGGCAGTCATCGATTTTGTTAGTACATTAGGGTTTTTTCCATAGAGCAGATAAGTCATAACGGCATCAAGACAAACAAACACCTTTAGTCACACAGCTCACAGCAGCAAAATTGGCATGGCAATGAGGTAAGCACAGCTTTGTCAAATGCAGAATAATTAGAAAAAGCTAGATACTATAATAATGATGATGTTGTGCAGATTTGAGAAACTTCACAATCAATATATATGTAGGTAACTGCAGACTTGTACCTTTGTTATAGGATCAAAAATCAAGCATGTCATCAGAGTTGCTTGATATTTCCTGTACAAGCAACAAAAAGTACCATTAGATGACGGTAAGGTGTGAGAAATGTTAACTATTGTATGTGGAAGAGTTTACCTTTGTTGGAGAACATCATTCTCAGGCAAAAGTAATGGCCATAGCGAAGTGAGTAACTTTGGATCAGCACGACAGATATCCTTAAAGAGGTGAGAGCAGGATAGTGAGATGGTTACTTAAACAATATGAACACGTTGAAATATTTGATGTTGTATTCGCCTATTCGGTATTTTGTATCCCATGACAAAAACTTCAGGAAGAAAATGACAAGTAAATATCTTCGTTAGCTCATGATGCAGTTCATGGATAttcatgtaaaatataaatttttgaagctccaaaattttaatttaatttgtaaACTTAAAAAACCATATCAAAAGTTCTTCAAATTGGCATAGGAGAGTGAAGTCGCCCAGGTGATCTAATTAGCCAGGCAATTTGCCTTTCAAATCAGTAGCTAACTATTAAAGGGTACTCTCATTCATTCATATTCTAATAATAAAAGGAATAATCAACACTACAAATTAACTATGAAGGATAAATATCCATGATATCTTAACTCCACTATAAAATCCAATATAAGAAGTACAGATGCATAAGGAAACAATAATCAAAATGGATGCATCAGAATTAAGAAGGGAGACATGTCATTTACAACATATTGTGTAGCTACATACCTGTATACAAAGGATGGCAGCTAATCTAGCCTTTGAACTCCGGAAGCGGTCTCCATTTTTTGCATATCCATCGCTATCGCTCAGATCTGAATCTGACGAGCTTAAATCATATCGAGAATATTCACTATCTGAACTTCGACTATCCAGTGAATCATTCTGTCTTCTGTCCTTGTTCCTCAAATGAGGTGGTCTATATTGTCCACGATA
Protein-coding regions in this window:
- the LOC133895528 gene encoding uncharacterized protein LOC133895528, which produces MASTSSGGGARPWRTALLTLRDESLASPTPPALLALLRRALLSPASPSPSLAASAAALPPHEVGSDVAFLAETAAAVAPCDGADDALRGVCHLIHDITCKTNMEIDSPGWLAMLKFLDALVKCSIEGACVKGLSGRTAALNTASECLQILRFWSRDYGKSSSLTENSDSLRVLISILSCLQAELNHSDKPNGTGISSRFSGSVNNKNSNIWDMKISAFSMVEDILCKIASSMSEDLWQSVIEVLRKVMDFVTARNLVIESSVMSRFYTSFLRCLHLVLSDPKGSLSGHVAGFVANLQMFFVYGLRSSSPPALAPNEIKTDSKPRASYRGQYRPPHLRNKDRRQNDSLDSRSSDSEYSRYDLSSSDSDLSDSDGYAKNGDRFRSSKARLAAILCIQDICRADPKLLTSLWPLLLPENDVLQQRKYQATLMTCLIFDPITKVRVEAALTIAAMLEGQTLVLTQVAEYKESLKRGSFTTLSCSLGQILMQLHTGALYLIQRESQATLLAALFRVLILLISATPYSRMPKELLPTVITVMCSRLLNTHSNKSEHYALLVNVLNCLEAAFSKVPPTLDVFAVLTQDCCAGASHDEQESSVIAVLLHCIEEEMHFSVRCGAFQVLRSVVHNYPSCANMIWEKIRDNVLGLLQMQSCEDQNCDANFGPSGPKEESSIKGRCLVAGIKVMDECLRVSSGFKGADDLKECRLLDIQQISDCTINKSIKSAPHFEEIAGSSQNCTLDIALGTSRWIEVMEIHLPEGLSHDSAMVRTASLTCFAGMTSDVFFSLPENKRDYVTSSSVHAALSDAVPTVRSAACRAIGIVACFPQILSSPSLPGKFIDAIEFNTLNSSTPVRVTASWALANLCSCVRFRALELHMDPSAGVLNKSTITLLVEIALRLTKDGEKVKSNAVRALGYLSRFIRFNHQADAINSPSDSIFYGDPVWLERMVQALISCVTTGNVKVQWNVCHALSNLFMNNTLRLQDMPWASSVYSILLLLIRDSNNYKIKMHAAVALAVPVSRLDYGRSFPDVVRGLVHALESLSSNNSSLPSNFKQKDNLEKQLSFTALHLLGFVSPNDDPSLKDFLVKKASFLEDWLKSLCSSFNNAEHQPLPTETINDEDGFSPNVTQKVMLSSAVQSLLDVFTIRNQEILAQRFEQLSRSIA